A single Providencia manganoxydans DNA region contains:
- the dxs gene encoding 1-deoxy-D-xylulose-5-phosphate synthase — protein MSIDIAKYPTLALAETPEELRLLPKESLPKLCDELRQFLLSSVGRSSGHFASGLGAVELTVALHYVYKTPFDNLVWDVGHQAYPHKILTGRRDRIDTIRQKNGLHPFPWRGESEYDVLSVGHSSTSISAGLGMAIAAEKEDKNRKTVCVIGDGAITAGMAFEAMNHAGDVAPDMLVVLNDNEMSISENVGALNNHLAHLLSGKLYTTLRESGKKVFSNMPPIKELLKKTEEHIKGMVVPGTMFEELGFNYIGPVDGHDVIALVQTLKNMRDLKGPQFLHIMTKKGRGYEPAEKDPISWHAVPKFDPSTFTLPKSKETGPTYSKIFGDWLCDEAQNDDKLMAITPAMREGSGMVRFSKEYPDQYFDVAIAEQHAVTFAAGLAIGGYKPIVAIYSTFLQRGYDQVIHDVAIQKVPVLFAIDRAGIVGADGQTHQGSFDLSYLRCIPTLVIMTPSDENECRQMLHTGYHYSDGPSAVRYPRGTGTGAELQPLAPLPIGKGVIRRQGEKIAILCFGTLLSHALVAAEKLNATVVDMRFVKPLDEALILEMANSHDLIVTLEENAIMGGAGSGVNEFLMHQRKILPILNLGLPDYFISQGSQQEVLADLGLDSDGIIKAIEEYQQKA, from the coding sequence ATGAGTATTGATATCGCTAAGTATCCAACACTAGCGCTGGCAGAAACACCAGAAGAGCTACGTTTACTGCCAAAAGAGAGCTTGCCTAAGCTGTGTGATGAACTCAGGCAGTTTTTACTTAGTAGTGTTGGTCGTTCTAGCGGTCATTTTGCCTCTGGTTTAGGCGCGGTTGAACTCACCGTTGCATTACATTATGTTTATAAGACGCCTTTCGATAACTTGGTGTGGGATGTTGGTCATCAAGCCTACCCCCATAAAATTTTGACGGGTCGCCGTGATCGTATTGATACTATCCGTCAAAAAAATGGCTTGCATCCTTTCCCATGGCGTGGAGAAAGCGAATATGATGTATTGAGCGTTGGTCACTCATCGACTTCAATCAGTGCTGGCCTAGGTATGGCAATCGCCGCTGAAAAAGAAGATAAAAACCGTAAAACGGTGTGTGTGATTGGCGACGGTGCTATCACAGCAGGTATGGCATTCGAAGCGATGAACCATGCTGGTGATGTCGCGCCTGATATGTTAGTTGTCCTAAATGATAATGAGATGTCAATTTCTGAGAATGTTGGCGCACTCAATAATCATCTAGCGCATCTGCTTTCAGGCAAGTTGTACACCACGTTACGTGAAAGTGGTAAAAAAGTTTTCTCTAATATGCCTCCCATTAAAGAGCTATTAAAGAAAACTGAAGAACATATCAAAGGCATGGTCGTTCCAGGCACCATGTTTGAAGAATTAGGCTTTAATTACATAGGCCCTGTTGATGGCCATGATGTGATCGCGCTGGTGCAAACGCTAAAAAATATGCGTGATCTAAAAGGCCCTCAATTTCTACATATCATGACTAAAAAAGGTCGTGGATATGAACCCGCAGAAAAAGATCCTATCAGCTGGCATGCCGTACCTAAGTTTGATCCAAGTACCTTTACCTTGCCAAAAAGCAAAGAAACCGGCCCAACCTATTCGAAGATCTTTGGTGATTGGTTGTGCGATGAAGCACAAAATGATGACAAATTGATGGCGATCACCCCAGCAATGCGTGAAGGATCGGGCATGGTACGCTTTTCAAAAGAGTACCCTGATCAATATTTTGATGTTGCCATCGCCGAGCAACATGCCGTAACTTTTGCCGCGGGATTAGCGATTGGCGGCTATAAGCCAATCGTAGCTATCTACTCTACGTTCTTACAACGTGGTTATGATCAGGTGATCCATGACGTTGCTATTCAAAAAGTGCCTGTTTTATTTGCAATTGATCGTGCAGGTATTGTTGGGGCTGATGGGCAGACCCACCAAGGATCGTTTGATTTGTCTTATCTACGCTGTATTCCAACGCTAGTCATCATGACACCAAGCGATGAAAACGAATGTCGCCAAATGCTGCATACAGGCTATCACTATAGTGATGGACCAAGTGCAGTACGTTACCCTCGTGGTACTGGTACAGGGGCAGAATTACAGCCTTTAGCGCCATTACCTATCGGTAAAGGTGTTATTCGCCGTCAAGGTGAAAAAATTGCCATCTTATGTTTTGGTACATTACTCAGCCATGCGTTAGTTGCAGCTGAAAAACTCAATGCAACTGTTGTTGATATGCGTTTCGTTAAACCACTTGATGAAGCATTGATTTTAGAAATGGCTAATAGCCACGATCTAATCGTAACTTTGGAAGAGAATGCGATTATGGGCGGTGCAGGTAGCGGTGTTAACGAGTTTCTCATGCACCAACGAAAGATCCTACCTATATTGAATCTTGGACTACCTGATTACTTTATTTCACAAGGTAGCCAACAAGAAGTGCTTGCAGACTTAGGTCTCGATAGCGATGGCATCATCAAAGCTATTGAAGAGTATCAACAGAAAGCTTAA
- the ispA gene encoding (2E,6E)-farnesyl diphosphate synthase yields the protein MSEQHSNSFAVQQQLAYERVNQYLLHALDALPFSDLPLAAAMKHGALLGGKRLRPFLTYTVGEMLGVSRNNLDVPAAAVECIHAYSLIHDDLPAMDDDDLRRGQPTCHVKFGEGNAILAGDALQTLAFQLLSSGSMPDVTDKDRIAMLAELAYASGLAGMCGGQALDLEAEGKQVDLVALERIHQHKTGALIRAAIRMGAYSAGTKGHQILPALDKYAEAIGLAFQVQDDILDVVGDSEVTGKRQGSDAEHEKSTYPSLLGLEAAQEKARELYYTALEALKIIEIQGYNTQTLVALANFIIERKS from the coding sequence ATGTCTGAACAACATTCTAACAGCTTCGCAGTACAGCAGCAGCTAGCGTATGAGCGAGTTAATCAATATTTATTGCATGCCTTAGATGCACTTCCATTCTCTGATTTACCCCTTGCAGCGGCAATGAAGCATGGCGCCCTTCTCGGGGGTAAGCGCTTACGTCCATTTTTGACCTATACCGTAGGTGAAATGCTTGGCGTGAGTCGCAATAATCTTGATGTTCCCGCAGCAGCTGTTGAATGCATTCATGCCTACTCACTGATCCATGACGACCTTCCAGCGATGGACGATGACGATCTACGACGTGGACAGCCCACATGCCATGTCAAATTTGGCGAAGGAAATGCCATCCTTGCTGGGGATGCGTTGCAAACATTGGCATTCCAATTATTGTCATCTGGCTCAATGCCTGATGTTACAGATAAAGACAGAATTGCTATGTTAGCCGAGCTCGCTTATGCAAGCGGTTTGGCGGGTATGTGTGGTGGCCAAGCATTAGATCTCGAAGCAGAAGGCAAGCAGGTAGATTTAGTGGCACTTGAACGTATTCATCAACATAAAACGGGGGCTTTAATACGTGCCGCAATTCGTATGGGTGCCTATTCAGCAGGAACAAAAGGTCATCAAATTTTACCAGCGCTAGATAAGTATGCAGAAGCTATTGGCCTCGCGTTTCAGGTACAAGATGACATTTTAGATGTGGTTGGTGACAGTGAGGTGACCGGTAAGCGCCAAGGTTCAGACGCAGAACATGAGAAAAGCACTTATCCATCATTGTTGGGGCTTGAAGCCGCTCAGGAAAAAGCCCGTGAATTGTATTATACTGCGCTAGAAGCATTAAAAATAATTGAAATTCAAGGCTATAATACACAAACCTTAGTCGCACTTGCCAATTTCATTATCGAGCGAAAAAGCTAA
- the xseB gene encoding exodeoxyribonuclease VII small subunit yields the protein MAKEKPQQVPVVSFENSLKELEEIVSRLESGSLPLEDALNEFERGIQIAKQGQKVLQQAEQRVQILLSDDENKALDDFSPDTE from the coding sequence ATGGCTAAAGAAAAACCTCAACAAGTCCCAGTAGTTAGCTTTGAAAACTCGCTTAAAGAACTTGAGGAAATTGTTTCTCGTCTTGAGTCTGGCTCGCTACCCCTAGAAGATGCACTCAATGAGTTTGAACGTGGCATCCAAATCGCTAAGCAAGGGCAAAAAGTCCTACAACAGGCTGAGCAACGCGTTCAGATCCTACTGAGCGATGATGAAAACAAAGCGCTTGATGATTTTTCACCCGATACTGAATAA
- the thiI gene encoding tRNA uracil 4-sulfurtransferase ThiI: MKFIIKLFPEITIKSQTVRLRFIKILTSNIRNVLKPLGEEIAVVRHWDNIEVRVKGETKHDEICDMLTRIPGIHHILEVEEKPFTSLHHIYEMAHEAYGASLENKTFCVRVKRRGKHEFTSIEAERYIGGGLNQHIASAKVKLTDPDTTVHLEIEDENLILVKARYEGIGGFPIGTQEDVLSLISGGFDSGVSSYMLMRRGCRVHYCFFNLGGAAHEIGVKQIAHYLWNRFGSSHKVRFIAVNFEPVVAEILEKVDDGQMGVVLKRMMVRAASKVAERYGVQAIVTGEALGQVSSQTLTNLRLIDNASDTLVLRPLISHDKEHIIKVARQIGTEDFAKTMPEYCGVISKSPTVKAVKARIEAEEANFDFTILDSVVEQSQNIDIRQIAQESREQVAEVEMVSELSAENEVILDIRSPDEHEDKPLAIEGIDVKHIPFYRLGTQFGDLPKEKTYLLYCDRGVMSRLQALYLQEQGFNNVKVYRP; encoded by the coding sequence ATGAAGTTTATCATTAAGTTATTTCCAGAAATTACCATTAAAAGCCAGACCGTTAGGTTACGTTTTATTAAGATCCTAACCAGTAATATTCGCAATGTGCTTAAGCCGCTAGGTGAAGAAATCGCGGTTGTTCGTCATTGGGATAACATTGAAGTGCGTGTTAAAGGGGAAACAAAGCACGACGAAATTTGTGATATGCTCACACGTATCCCTGGTATTCATCATATTTTAGAAGTTGAAGAAAAACCGTTTACTAGCCTACATCATATCTATGAAATGGCACATGAGGCATACGGTGCATCGCTAGAAAATAAAACCTTTTGTGTTCGTGTAAAACGTCGAGGGAAGCACGAATTTACCTCGATTGAGGCAGAACGTTATATTGGTGGTGGTTTAAACCAACATATCGCTTCAGCAAAAGTGAAACTCACCGATCCTGACACCACAGTCCATCTAGAAATTGAAGATGAAAACCTGATCCTCGTGAAAGCACGTTATGAAGGCATTGGTGGCTTTCCTATCGGTACACAAGAAGATGTATTGTCTCTCATTTCAGGGGGCTTTGACTCAGGCGTTTCCAGCTATATGTTAATGCGCCGAGGTTGTCGAGTTCACTATTGTTTCTTCAACTTAGGTGGTGCGGCTCATGAAATTGGCGTAAAACAAATCGCTCATTATTTATGGAACCGTTTTGGCAGCTCACATAAGGTACGCTTTATTGCGGTTAACTTCGAACCCGTTGTGGCTGAAATTCTAGAAAAAGTCGATGATGGCCAAATGGGCGTTGTGTTAAAACGTATGATGGTACGTGCTGCCTCAAAAGTGGCTGAGCGTTATGGCGTTCAAGCGATAGTCACGGGTGAGGCATTAGGACAGGTATCAAGCCAAACCTTAACTAACTTGCGTTTGATTGATAATGCTTCAGATACATTGGTACTGCGTCCACTAATTTCTCATGATAAAGAACACATCATTAAAGTCGCGCGCCAAATTGGTACAGAAGACTTTGCGAAAACCATGCCTGAATACTGTGGTGTGATTTCTAAAAGCCCTACGGTAAAAGCAGTCAAAGCACGTATCGAGGCCGAAGAAGCAAACTTTGATTTCACTATTTTAGACTCAGTGGTTGAGCAATCACAAAATATTGATATCCGCCAAATTGCGCAAGAAAGCCGCGAGCAAGTGGCTGAAGTTGAAATGGTGAGTGAGCTTTCAGCTGAAAATGAAGTTATCTTAGATATCCGTTCCCCTGATGAACACGAAGACAAACCGTTGGCGATTGAAGGGATAGACGTTAAACACATTCCATTCTATCGTCTTGGTACTCAGTTTGGTGATCTACCTAAAGAGAAAACTTACTTATTATATTGCGACCGTGGTGTGATGAGTCGTTTACAAGCGCTCTATTTGCAAGAGCAAGGTTTTAATAATGTAAAAGTTTATCGTCCATAA
- the yajL gene encoding protein deglycase YajL: MTASVLICIANGSEEIETVTTADLLVRAGIAVTLASVTDDGSVAITASRGIKLIADTPLIKVADEPFDAIVLPGGMGGAETFRDSPLVVEKVRRMHLDGKIVAAICAAPAMVLEYHQLFPIGNMTGYPSTREQIAANKWVDKRVYFDERVNLLTSQGPATTFDFALKLIELLVGRDSAANVASQLVLPPGINDYLEQ; encoded by the coding sequence ATGACGGCTTCCGTACTAATATGCATCGCCAATGGCAGTGAAGAGATAGAAACGGTAACAACTGCCGATCTATTAGTCAGGGCTGGGATCGCAGTCACCTTAGCAAGCGTGACCGACGATGGTTCAGTGGCAATAACTGCATCAAGAGGAATAAAATTAATTGCAGATACACCTCTGATCAAAGTGGCCGATGAACCTTTTGATGCGATAGTCCTTCCAGGAGGAATGGGAGGCGCCGAAACATTTAGAGATAGCCCATTGGTGGTTGAAAAAGTCAGAAGAATGCATCTGGATGGAAAAATTGTCGCCGCTATTTGTGCAGCACCCGCTATGGTTTTGGAATATCATCAATTATTTCCTATCGGCAATATGACAGGCTACCCAAGCACACGAGAGCAAATTGCAGCCAACAAATGGGTGGATAAACGCGTTTATTTTGATGAGCGAGTTAATTTACTGACCAGTCAAGGACCTGCAACTACCTTTGATTTCGCCTTAAAATTGATTGAATTACTGGTTGGCCGTGATTCCGCGGCAAACGTTGCTTCACAGCTCGTACTCCCACCCGGTATTAATGATTATTTAGAACAATAA
- the panE gene encoding 2-dehydropantoate 2-reductase, with protein MRITLIGCGAIGKLWLAALAQQGHDIQGWLRMAQSDLFVDVNEPDGRVFRELIPCNNLNHLQHSELIIVCLKAWQVSDALLPLIHNIPESCPILLLHNGMGTLGELTPLRQPFLAGVTTHAAWQKNNQVFHVANGITHIGAVNSIAENCYPIADILHTALPDVAWHNDILATCWQKLAANCVINPLTIIHDCKNGELLNHTAQINLLIDEICQVMDIEGLHTDKLQLTDYIYGIIHNTADNYSSMLQDIRNKRRTEIDYITGYLIKQARAHGLNTPENDRLYHLIKQREEKNDGFRTNMHRQWQ; from the coding sequence ATGAGAATAACGCTTATTGGCTGTGGTGCCATTGGCAAGCTATGGCTCGCTGCGCTAGCCCAACAAGGCCATGATATCCAAGGCTGGCTACGTATGGCTCAGTCTGATTTATTCGTTGATGTTAATGAACCTGATGGTCGCGTTTTTCGTGAACTTATCCCTTGCAACAACCTTAACCATCTACAACATAGTGAGCTAATTATTGTCTGCTTAAAAGCATGGCAAGTGTCTGATGCACTACTCCCTTTAATTCATAATATCCCTGAATCCTGCCCAATTTTATTACTGCATAACGGGATGGGGACATTAGGTGAATTAACACCTTTACGTCAGCCATTTTTAGCGGGTGTTACAACGCATGCCGCTTGGCAAAAAAATAATCAAGTCTTTCATGTTGCAAATGGCATAACTCACATTGGTGCGGTTAACTCAATTGCTGAAAATTGCTATCCTATCGCGGATATTTTGCATACAGCCCTACCCGATGTTGCGTGGCATAATGATATTTTAGCAACCTGCTGGCAAAAACTTGCCGCAAACTGCGTAATTAACCCGCTAACCATTATCCATGATTGCAAAAATGGTGAATTACTAAACCATACAGCCCAAATCAATTTATTAATTGATGAAATTTGCCAAGTGATGGATATAGAAGGATTGCATACCGATAAATTACAGCTCACTGATTATATTTATGGCATTATCCATAATACCGCAGATAACTATTCTTCTATGTTGCAAGACATTCGTAACAAACGACGCACTGAAATTGACTACATTACCGGTTATCTGATTAAACAAGCACGCGCACATGGGCTAAATACACCAGAAAATGATCGCCTATACCATTTGATTAAACAACGAGAAGAAAAAAATGACGGCTTCCGTACTAATATGCATCGCCAATGGCAGTGA
- a CDS encoding YajQ family cyclic di-GMP-binding protein, whose translation MPSFDIVSEVEMNEVRNAVENAERELTSRWDFKNVTASFELNDKSESIKVTSESDFQVLQLLDILREKMSKRGIDGAVLNVPEEIVHSGKTYSVEVTLKQGIESAVAKKIVKAIKDSKLKVQAQIQGEQVRVTGKSRDDLQSVMALVRSSDLGQPFQFNNFRD comes from the coding sequence ATGCCATCATTTGATATTGTATCTGAAGTTGAAATGAATGAAGTACGAAATGCGGTAGAAAATGCCGAGCGTGAATTAACCAGTCGTTGGGATTTTAAAAATGTGACGGCGAGTTTTGAGTTAAACGACAAAAGTGAATCCATCAAGGTAACCAGTGAGTCCGATTTTCAGGTTCTACAATTACTGGATATTTTAAGAGAAAAAATGTCTAAACGCGGTATTGATGGCGCAGTATTGAATGTCCCTGAGGAGATTGTTCACAGCGGAAAAACTTATAGCGTTGAAGTGACCTTAAAACAAGGTATCGAGTCAGCGGTTGCTAAGAAAATTGTCAAAGCAATTAAAGATAGCAAATTGAAGGTGCAAGCTCAGATCCAAGGTGAGCAGGTTCGTGTCACTGGAAAATCGCGCGATGATTTGCAATCTGTTATGGCGTTAGTGCGTTCAAGTGATTTAGGGCAACCTTTCCAATTCAATAACTTCCGCGACTAG
- a CDS encoding SDR family NAD(P)-dependent oxidoreductase, giving the protein MKPRNIVITGGGTGIGEACAHLFTLLGDNVFIIGRRAEPLQTVAYQTGAIAITADAATETSWNEVILPQIKQHTDTIDVLICNAGAMGIGKAEDISDHQWHQAMTANLDSAFASARACLPNLVQSQGNILFIGSIASLASGPEVYGYVTAKHAIIGLMRSIARDYGRQGVRANAICPGWVKTPMADEEMQPLINQYQFTLDEAYQYVCRDVPLQRPATPKEIALACKFLCSADAAIITGTTLVIDGGATAVDLPTLAFTEGAIRA; this is encoded by the coding sequence ATGAAACCAAGGAATATCGTTATTACAGGCGGTGGAACAGGGATTGGTGAGGCTTGTGCCCATTTATTTACGCTTTTGGGAGACAACGTTTTTATTATTGGTCGACGAGCTGAACCTTTGCAAACCGTTGCTTATCAAACTGGCGCTATCGCTATTACTGCTGATGCCGCCACTGAAACTTCATGGAATGAGGTTATTTTACCGCAAATTAAACAACATACCGATACTATAGACGTTTTGATTTGTAATGCAGGCGCGATGGGGATAGGTAAAGCCGAAGATATCAGTGACCACCAATGGCATCAGGCTATGACCGCTAATTTAGACAGTGCTTTTGCGAGTGCCCGTGCTTGCCTACCTAATTTAGTTCAAAGCCAAGGCAACATACTTTTTATTGGCTCAATTGCTTCATTAGCATCAGGGCCTGAAGTTTATGGATATGTTACCGCAAAGCATGCAATCATTGGGTTAATGCGTTCTATTGCTCGTGATTATGGTCGTCAAGGCGTAAGAGCCAATGCCATTTGCCCTGGATGGGTAAAAACGCCAATGGCTGATGAAGAAATGCAACCGCTGATCAATCAGTATCAATTTACGTTAGATGAAGCTTACCAATACGTTTGCCGTGATGTTCCATTACAACGCCCTGCTACACCAAAAGAAATCGCCCTTGCCTGCAAATTTTTGTGTTCAGCTGATGCCGCAATCATTACAGGAACAACACTGGTTATTGATGGTGGTGCAACAGCCGTTGATTTACCCACTCTCGCTTTTACTGAAGGCGCTATCAGGGCATAA
- a CDS encoding MFS transporter, giving the protein MKIVINKLNLFSYENKLLLLLFCVFGCVFFDRLSLSFLFPMMSDELNLTNAHLGMLSAILALCWALSGAGLGAISDRFNIRKPMLVICVAMFSVFSGLSGIVSSFALLLVFRALMGIAEGPVLPISQSLMLEASQVKRRGLNMGLVQATAPGLLGAIIAPPLIIMIALDYGWRNAFYITVIPGLILAFLIYKLVKINSNKNLTTDIADSKFEKNEKEIAKTSYKEICKNKNVILCIFISCFFVTWFILIVTFTPTFLVKERGFSEQSMGLIVSAIGFAWVFWGTVIPAISDRLGRKPILIFFSLIAMSCPLFLCYINNPFLLGIIVFLTYTGMGCFTLFMATIPSETVSRTMIASTLGLIMGIGEFIGGFVAPFTAGFIADNYGLASPLLIASVGALLSCILACFLKETAPLVIAKRTQSKSMPITGE; this is encoded by the coding sequence ATGAAAATAGTTATTAATAAACTAAATTTATTTAGCTATGAAAATAAATTATTACTACTTTTGTTTTGTGTATTTGGCTGTGTTTTTTTTGATCGCTTGTCCCTTTCTTTTTTATTTCCGATGATGTCAGATGAATTAAATCTTACTAATGCACATCTTGGAATGCTATCGGCTATTTTAGCGCTATGCTGGGCATTATCTGGCGCTGGCTTAGGGGCGATATCAGACCGCTTTAATATTAGAAAGCCGATGTTAGTGATTTGTGTTGCGATGTTCTCTGTATTCTCAGGGCTTTCAGGAATTGTGTCTTCATTTGCTCTATTATTAGTTTTCAGAGCCTTAATGGGGATCGCCGAAGGGCCTGTATTGCCAATATCACAATCTTTGATGTTAGAAGCATCACAAGTTAAACGCCGTGGATTAAATATGGGGTTAGTTCAAGCCACAGCTCCGGGATTGCTTGGTGCAATTATCGCTCCGCCACTTATTATTATGATTGCTCTCGATTATGGTTGGCGAAATGCCTTTTATATTACCGTAATCCCCGGTTTGATATTAGCTTTCTTAATTTATAAACTGGTGAAAATTAATAGTAATAAAAATCTGACGACTGATATAGCGGATAGCAAATTTGAAAAAAATGAAAAAGAAATAGCAAAAACCAGTTATAAAGAAATTTGTAAAAATAAAAATGTTATCTTGTGTATTTTTATATCTTGCTTTTTTGTGACATGGTTTATTCTTATTGTCACTTTCACACCGACTTTTCTTGTCAAAGAGCGTGGCTTCAGTGAACAATCTATGGGGTTGATTGTCAGTGCTATTGGTTTTGCGTGGGTATTTTGGGGAACTGTGATCCCCGCGATTTCTGATCGTCTAGGTAGAAAACCCATTCTTATCTTTTTTTCATTGATTGCAATGAGCTGTCCTTTATTTCTTTGTTATATCAATAATCCATTTTTATTAGGGATTATTGTTTTTTTGACTTATACCGGAATGGGCTGCTTTACTTTATTCATGGCAACAATTCCTTCGGAAACCGTATCTAGAACCATGATAGCCTCAACATTAGGCTTGATTATGGGAATTGGCGAGTTTATTGGTGGCTTTGTGGCACCTTTCACCGCTGGGTTTATTGCTGATAACTATGGGCTAGCTAGCCCTCTGTTGATCGCTTCAGTTGGTGCATTACTTTCTTGCATTCTAGCCTGCTTTTTGAAAGAAACTGCGCCATTGGTTATTGCAAAGCGAACACAATCAAAATCTATGCCTATAACAGGAGAGTGA
- a CDS encoding nuclear transport factor 2 family protein, whose amino-acid sequence MSDTLLSEINSTVQSYFLGMHHRDIGLLTQAFHPDAQLFGYLVGEFEKLSLSQWLDKISHMPIPSECGEVFSMQIVTIDISGGIANVKVKLLYHGLQFIDYLSLVEIDSRWLIVNKTFSSQ is encoded by the coding sequence ATGTCAGATACTCTATTAAGCGAAATCAATAGCACTGTACAATCCTATTTTCTTGGAATGCATCACCGCGATATTGGCTTGCTTACCCAAGCTTTTCATCCAGATGCTCAATTATTTGGCTATCTTGTGGGGGAGTTTGAAAAATTATCGTTATCACAGTGGCTAGATAAAATCAGTCATATGCCGATCCCGTCTGAATGTGGTGAAGTTTTTTCTATGCAGATTGTCACTATTGATATTTCTGGGGGAATAGCCAATGTGAAAGTCAAATTACTCTACCACGGATTGCAATTTATCGATTATTTATCTCTTGTTGAAATCGATTCACGTTGGTTGATTGTGAATAAAACGTTTAGCAGTCAGTAA
- a CDS encoding MoaF C-terminal domain-containing protein, with translation MSRSEKQDVLNQNAESGWKNYDDFAKGIDTNRLPNTQDWLDKTITIEYSDGGIMELQFVQGEQSHLLVNWQYNDEYGCDPCEEVCTSKDHYFFDIQFTDKQNESLTLILNIATRRVLTVRSILLPEGKVSNGSRLVQHFQAGVILGGEVTGEEPRPTRELIGYRTLNVYSPNHYYEHFYVNSERYAWQNLRGEQFGHGDMDYATCYKFEEDMYIFTFREKIIPVCSVFFFDYIIGRCTGKFLGITSQGEIQTSRAGAFIYKMSYNCYPTGIAPR, from the coding sequence ATGTCGAGATCAGAAAAACAAGATGTATTAAACCAAAATGCTGAATCTGGCTGGAAAAATTATGATGATTTTGCAAAAGGAATTGATACGAATCGATTACCTAATACACAGGATTGGTTAGATAAAACCATCACTATAGAGTATTCAGATGGCGGTATTATGGAGTTACAATTTGTTCAGGGAGAGCAAAGTCACCTATTGGTTAATTGGCAATACAACGATGAATATGGTTGTGATCCCTGCGAAGAAGTTTGTACTTCAAAAGATCATTATTTTTTCGATATTCAGTTTACGGATAAACAAAATGAAAGTTTAACCTTGATCTTAAATATAGCAACACGGCGCGTATTAACTGTTCGTAGCATTTTATTACCGGAGGGGAAAGTGAGTAATGGCTCGCGGTTAGTACAGCATTTTCAGGCTGGGGTGATCCTTGGTGGTGAGGTCACAGGTGAAGAGCCTCGGCCAACTCGTGAGCTTATTGGTTATAGAACACTGAATGTTTATAGTCCTAATCATTATTACGAACACTTCTATGTTAATTCAGAACGCTATGCATGGCAGAATTTACGTGGTGAGCAATTCGGTCATGGTGATATGGATTATGCTACCTGCTACAAATTTGAAGAAGACATGTATATTTTTACGTTTAGAGAAAAAATTATCCCTGTTTGTTCGGTATTTTTCTTTGATTATATTATTGGCCGTTGTACAGGAAAATTTTTGGGTATCACCAGTCAAGGTGAAATCCAAACTTCACGTGCGGGAGCCTTTATTTATAAAATGAGCTATAACTGCTATCCAACAGGTATAGCACCACGATAA